In one window of Candidatus Omnitrophota bacterium DNA:
- the scpB gene encoding SMC-Scp complex subunit ScpB codes for MESSELKKIIEALLFASEKPIAVEQMKEVIEEVETKDIRAALVELMTEYETLGRSFKVYEVAGGYQMVTAPEFADYLKKFYRVKSKDKLSKPALETLAVIAYRQPITKSEIEDIRGVNVDGVVETLADRMMIRITGRKDAPGRPILYGTTKEFLDRFGLSSLNELPKLGEFTEADIDVNELKQGLAKEGIEGTESQEVNDGTGEVAQADRPAGLETGQPAEPEGEPKPEDRPPEGESK; via the coding sequence GTGGAATCGAGTGAGCTGAAAAAAATAATAGAGGCGCTTCTTTTTGCTTCCGAGAAGCCGATAGCCGTAGAGCAGATGAAAGAGGTCATTGAGGAAGTCGAAACGAAGGATATAAGGGCCGCCCTCGTCGAGCTTATGACAGAATACGAGACGCTCGGCAGGAGTTTTAAGGTCTACGAGGTCGCCGGCGGTTACCAGATGGTCACGGCGCCCGAGTTCGCGGATTACCTGAAGAAGTTTTACAGGGTCAAGTCGAAGGATAAGCTCAGCAAGCCTGCCCTCGAGACCCTTGCGGTAATAGCTTACCGCCAACCGATAACCAAGTCCGAGATAGAGGACATCCGCGGCGTCAACGTAGACGGCGTGGTCGAGACGCTCGCGGACAGGATGATGATAAGGATAACCGGCAGGAAGGACGCGCCGGGCAGGCCGATACTCTACGGCACGACGAAGGAATTTTTGGACAGGTTCGGGTTGAGTTCGTTGAACGAGCTGCCGAAGCTCGGCGAATTCACCGAAGCCGACATCGATGTAAACGAATTGAAACAGGGACTGGCAAAAGAAGGAATCGAAGGAACCGAAAGCCAGGAGGTAAATGATGGAACTGGAGAAGTTGCGCAAGCAGATAGACCTGCTGGACTCGAAACTGGTCAACCTGCTGAACCGGAGGGCGAGCCTAAGCCAGAAGATAGGCCGCCTGAAGGCGAAAGCAAGTAA
- the pheA gene encoding prephenate dehydratase, with amino-acid sequence MELEKLRKQIDLLDSKLVNLLNRRASLSQKIGRLKAKASKAVYSPDRERIVYEGISAHNGGPLSNESLQAIYREIMSGSLSLEKPLKIAYMGPPASFSNIAALKKFGSSVRYLPVNTITDVFAEVEHGRADYGVVPIENSIEGAINYTLDMFMESDLKICSEISIEISHNLLAKCRMDRIKKIYSNPSVIGQCRMWLEANLPRVELIEVSSTTKAAEMAVKERGTAAIGSSLAADCYGLNILARSIEDSPHNMTRFLVIGKVENKQTGKDKTSIMFAVKDRVGALHDMLVPFKKSRINLTKIESRPSKKRAWEYRFFVDMTGHHEDAAIKKALKELERVCTNLKILGSYPIP; translated from the coding sequence ATGGAACTGGAGAAGTTGCGCAAGCAGATAGACCTGCTGGACTCGAAACTGGTCAACCTGCTGAACCGGAGGGCGAGCCTAAGCCAGAAGATAGGCCGCCTGAAGGCGAAAGCAAGTAAGGCCGTTTATTCGCCGGACAGGGAGAGGATCGTATACGAGGGGATCTCCGCGCATAACGGAGGGCCGCTCTCGAACGAGTCTTTACAGGCGATATACAGGGAGATAATGTCAGGCTCGCTCTCGCTCGAGAAGCCGCTGAAGATAGCTTATATGGGGCCGCCGGCAAGTTTCTCCAATATCGCGGCGCTCAAGAAATTCGGCTCATCGGTCCGGTACCTTCCGGTAAATACGATCACGGATGTCTTCGCCGAAGTCGAGCACGGCAGGGCGGATTACGGTGTCGTCCCGATAGAGAACTCTATAGAGGGCGCGATAAACTACACCCTCGACATGTTCATGGAATCCGACTTAAAGATATGCTCGGAGATCTCGATAGAGATATCGCATAATCTTTTGGCGAAGTGCCGGATGGACCGGATAAAGAAGATATATTCCAATCCGAGCGTCATCGGGCAATGCAGGATGTGGCTCGAGGCGAACCTGCCGCGCGTTGAGTTGATAGAGGTCTCATCGACTACAAAGGCGGCGGAGATGGCGGTCAAGGAGAGGGGCACGGCCGCGATAGGGTCGAGCCTGGCCGCCGATTGCTATGGGCTCAATATCCTCGCGCGTTCGATAGAGGACAGCCCGCATAATATGACAAGGTTCCTGGTAATAGGAAAAGTCGAGAACAAACAGACCGGCAAGGACAAGACGTCGATAATGTTCGCGGTAAAGGACAGGGTCGGCGCGCTTCACGATATGCTGGTGCCGTTCAAGAAGAGCAGGATAAACCTGACGAAGATAGAGTCGCGGCCGTCGAAGAAGAGGGCGTGGGAGTACCGCTTCTTCGTCGATATGACAGGCCACCATGAAGACGCGGCCATAAAGAAGGCGCTTAAGGAACTTGAGCGCGTCTGCACGAACTTAAAGATACTCGGGTCTTACCCGATACCATAA
- the hisC gene encoding histidinol-phosphate transaminase, with amino-acid sequence MSRLAKKGVMNIEPYQPGKPIDEVKRELLLEEVYKLASNENSLGPSPKAVAAITKALKSLNRYPDGNCFYLKTKLAKKLKVKPENITFGNGSDELIAVMVQAFMNEDENAVIADPTFLEYRLITEAYGREVKVVPCVNLKYDLDGMRKAIDGKTKLVFIANPDNPTGTYISDKQITRFLENIPDNVIAVMDEAYYDFVDAKDYPDTMRHLKDKNLIILRTFSKAYGLAGLRVGYALASTELIECMNRVRQPFNVNSLAQVAAQAAIDDADHLKKTRETVLKGKKFICSALDKMGVAYVPSQTNFVLVDVKRDSWEFFQKLLRYGVIVRDMKPYKLESYIRVTIGTDKENKKFLEALKKVSKEI; translated from the coding sequence ATGAGCAGGTTAGCTAAAAAAGGCGTAATGAATATAGAGCCCTACCAACCGGGCAAACCTATAGACGAGGTCAAGAGGGAGCTCTTGCTGGAGGAGGTCTATAAACTCGCCTCAAACGAGAACTCGCTCGGCCCCTCGCCCAAGGCGGTGGCCGCGATAACCAAGGCGCTCAAAAGCCTGAACCGTTACCCTGACGGCAACTGCTTTTACCTCAAGACTAAACTTGCGAAGAAGCTCAAGGTAAAACCGGAGAACATCACCTTTGGCAACGGCTCGGACGAGCTGATAGCCGTGATGGTCCAGGCATTTATGAACGAGGACGAGAACGCGGTCATCGCGGATCCCACGTTCCTTGAATACCGGCTGATAACCGAGGCATACGGCAGGGAGGTAAAAGTCGTCCCGTGCGTCAACCTCAAATACGACCTCGACGGGATGCGGAAGGCGATAGACGGCAAGACAAAGCTTGTCTTTATCGCGAATCCTGACAACCCGACCGGGACGTATATCAGCGACAAGCAGATAACGAGATTCCTCGAGAATATCCCGGATAATGTCATCGCCGTGATGGACGAGGCATATTATGATTTTGTCGACGCGAAGGATTATCCGGACACGATGAGGCACCTGAAGGACAAGAACCTCATTATATTGCGGACCTTCTCGAAGGCATACGGGCTCGCAGGCCTTAGGGTCGGCTACGCCCTGGCGAGTACCGAACTTATAGAATGTATGAACAGGGTCAGGCAGCCATTTAACGTGAACTCATTGGCGCAGGTCGCGGCGCAGGCAGCCATCGATGATGCGGATCACCTGAAGAAGACCAGGGAGACGGTCCTTAAAGGTAAGAAGTTTATCTGTAGCGCACTGGATAAGATGGGCGTCGCGTATGTCCCGAGCCAGACTAATTTCGTGCTCGTAGACGTAAAGCGCGACAGCTGGGAGTTTTTCCAGAAGCTCCTGAGATACGGCGTGATAGTCAGGGATATGAAGCCGTATAAGCTGGAGAGCTATATCCGCGTCACGATAGGGACCGATAAAGAGAACAAGAAATTTTTGGAAGCTCTTAAGAAGGTATCGAAGGAGATATAG
- the aroF gene encoding 3-deoxy-7-phosphoheptulonate synthase: MIIVLKPEATESQIKHIVEKVKALGLKPMISKGVERTIIGLIGEEDVLRSTPLDVFPGVEKVMSILAPYKLVSREFKHESSVINVGKVKVGGKKIAVMAGPCSIENREMLIHIAKDIKKAGASVLRGGAFKPRTSPYSFQGLGEEGLKYLKEAREKTGLPVITEVMDIRDIALIEKYVDILQVGARNMQNFNLLKEVGLSKKPVLLKRGMSSTIIELLMSAEYILSNGNFNVMLCERGIRTFEDQTRFTLDLSAVPVLKKLTHLPVIVDPSHAAGKWGYVPALSRAAIAAGCDGLIVEVHPKPEEAFSDGAQSLVPDNFNKMMKDLKSVAKAVGRDI; encoded by the coding sequence ATGATAATCGTCTTAAAACCCGAAGCTACAGAATCGCAGATAAAGCATATAGTAGAGAAGGTCAAGGCGCTCGGCCTGAAGCCGATGATATCGAAGGGCGTCGAGCGCACCATCATAGGCCTGATAGGCGAGGAAGACGTGCTCCGCTCCACTCCGCTCGATGTCTTTCCCGGCGTCGAGAAGGTCATGTCGATCCTCGCGCCGTATAAGCTCGTCTCGCGGGAATTCAAGCACGAGAGCAGCGTAATAAACGTGGGCAAAGTCAAAGTGGGCGGGAAGAAGATAGCGGTCATGGCCGGGCCGTGCTCTATCGAGAACCGCGAGATGCTTATCCATATAGCGAAGGATATAAAGAAGGCCGGCGCCTCGGTTTTGCGCGGCGGCGCCTTCAAGCCCCGCACTTCGCCTTACAGTTTCCAGGGATTAGGCGAGGAAGGGCTCAAATACCTGAAAGAAGCGCGCGAGAAGACCGGCCTGCCTGTCATCACCGAAGTAATGGATATCCGCGACATCGCCCTGATCGAGAAATACGTTGATATCCTCCAGGTCGGCGCCAGGAATATGCAGAATTTCAATCTATTAAAGGAAGTGGGATTATCGAAGAAGCCGGTGCTCCTGAAACGCGGCATGTCGTCGACCATAATCGAGCTGTTGATGTCGGCCGAATATATATTGTCTAACGGGAATTTCAACGTCATGCTCTGCGAGCGGGGGATAAGGACTTTTGAGGACCAGACGCGTTTCACGCTGGACCTGAGCGCCGTCCCGGTCCTTAAGAAACTGACGCATCTGCCGGTCATAGTCGATCCCAGCCATGCCGCGGGCAAGTGGGGATATGTCCCCGCCTTGTCTAGGGCCGCTATAGCCGCCGGCTGCGACGGGCTGATAGTGGAGGTCCATCCTAAACCCGAAGAGGCGTTCTCGGACGGCGCGCAGTCGCTCGTCCCGGATAATTTTAACAAGATGATGAAAGATCTTAAGTCCGTAGCTAAGGCGGTCGGGCGTGATATTTAA